In Deltaproteobacteria bacterium, a single window of DNA contains:
- a CDS encoding L-seryl-tRNA(Sec) selenium transferase, which produces MDNTALRRLPSVDGLLRRDTCRELVERHGVSLVTAAAREVTAGLRSRLLAGEAVDVGGGEVERLVAERVERLLSPRCRPVVNATGTLMHSNLGRAVLASDAVEALQAAAAGPVALEFDLESGARGERDAAVEELLTRLTGAEAACVVNNNAAAVLIVLDTLAAGREVVVSRGELVEIGGSFRLPDIIEKSGAVLRETGTTNRTHLRDYAGAVSERTALLLKVHRSNFEVRGFTAEVPLADLVGLGRSRALPVVEDLGSGSLVDLSAFGLGREPVVAESIGAGADIVTFSGDKLLGGPQAGLVVGRRELVGRIKRNPLKRALRCDKLTLSALEATLRLYLRPESLRERLPVLAAMTMPFEETARLAERLRGLLAGRLGPGFHVSVRRGETLAGSGALPGFAVETALVAVRHDRVSPQALYRAFLRNDPPIAGRVKDEMFLLDPRCAGSAEACVPSPEVVEGLVS; this is translated from the coding sequence ATGGACAACACGGCGCTGCGCCGTCTGCCCTCGGTGGACGGTCTTTTGAGGCGCGATACCTGCCGGGAGCTCGTCGAGCGCCACGGCGTTTCGCTCGTGACGGCCGCCGCCAGGGAGGTGACGGCCGGGCTGCGCAGCCGGCTGCTCGCCGGGGAGGCGGTGGATGTCGGCGGAGGCGAGGTGGAACGGCTCGTGGCCGAGCGGGTGGAGCGGCTGCTCTCGCCGCGCTGCAGGCCCGTGGTCAACGCCACGGGCACGCTCATGCATTCGAACCTCGGCCGCGCCGTGCTCGCCAGCGACGCCGTCGAGGCGCTTCAGGCGGCCGCGGCCGGGCCGGTGGCCCTGGAGTTCGACCTCGAAAGCGGCGCGAGGGGAGAGCGCGACGCCGCCGTCGAAGAGCTTCTCACAAGGCTCACCGGCGCCGAGGCGGCCTGTGTTGTCAACAACAACGCAGCCGCCGTGCTCATCGTCCTCGACACCCTTGCCGCGGGACGGGAGGTGGTGGTCTCGCGCGGCGAGCTCGTGGAGATAGGCGGCTCCTTCCGCCTGCCCGACATAATAGAGAAGAGCGGCGCCGTCCTGAGGGAGACGGGAACGACCAACAGGACCCACCTGCGCGACTACGCCGGCGCGGTCTCGGAGCGCACGGCGCTTCTTCTCAAGGTGCACCGCAGCAACTTCGAGGTGAGGGGGTTTACGGCCGAAGTGCCGCTCGCCGACCTCGTCGGCCTCGGCCGCAGCCGCGCTCTGCCGGTCGTCGAGGACCTGGGCAGCGGCTCGCTGGTCGATCTCTCGGCCTTCGGCCTCGGGCGCGAGCCCGTGGTGGCCGAGAGCATAGGGGCCGGCGCCGACATAGTCACCTTCAGCGGCGACAAGCTGCTGGGCGGGCCGCAGGCCGGCCTCGTCGTGGGCCGCCGCGAGCTCGTGGGACGCATAAAGCGAAACCCCCTGAAACGCGCCCTTCGCTGCGACAAGCTCACGCTCTCGGCACTCGAGGCGACGCTCAGGCTCTACCTCCGCCCCGAATCGCTGAGAGAGCGCCTGCCGGTGCTGGCCGCCATGACCATGCCCTTCGAAGAGACGGCGCGGCTGGCCGAAAGGCTCCGCGGGCTTCTCGCCGGGAGACTGGGCCCCGGCTTCCATGTGAGCGTCCGGCGCGGCGAGACCCTCGCCGGGAGCGGGGCGCTTCCTGGGTTCGCCGTGGAGACGGCGCTCGTCGCCGTAAGACACGACAGGGTAAGTCCACAGGCCCTGTACCGGGCCTTTCTTCGAAACGACCCGCCCATCGCAGGCCGGGTCAAGGACGAGATGTTCCTCCTCGATCCCCGGTGCGCCGGCTCGGCCGAGGCATGCGTGCCCTCGCCGGAGGTGGTGGAAGGACTCGTTTCGTGA
- a CDS encoding 1-deoxy-D-xylulose-5-phosphate reductoisomerase, translating into MTKVLALLGSTGSIGRSTLDVVRRHGGRFRVAALAAGRNVELLKEQVRQFRPAFVSVETEEGACEMERFVSALDFPVEVGWGGEGALRAAVFEGVDMVVSAMVGAAGLVPTVAAIRAGRDIALANKETLVLGGPLVMEEARRAGARLLPVDSEHSAVYQSLRGHRREDVRRVILTASGGPFLATPVERLASVTPEQALAHPNWSMGRRITVDSATLMNKGLEVIEACRLFDLPPSMVAVRIHPQSVVHSMVEYVDGSVICQMSVPDMRGPIAYALSCPERVECGVEGVDFSSLTLEFREPDPRRSRCLELAYEAMESGGTMPAALNAADEVAVDAFLGGRIRFTDIAAVVEAVTSRHRPRSLRSMDDILWADEWARDEARAVVEGLCLDDGVGRSGASAL; encoded by the coding sequence GTGACGAAGGTTCTGGCCCTTCTGGGCTCTACGGGTTCCATAGGGAGGAGCACCCTCGACGTCGTGCGGCGTCACGGCGGACGTTTCAGGGTTGCGGCCCTCGCGGCGGGCCGCAACGTGGAGCTGCTCAAGGAGCAGGTACGGCAGTTCCGGCCGGCCTTCGTCTCGGTGGAGACGGAGGAGGGGGCCTGCGAGATGGAGCGTTTCGTCTCGGCGCTGGACTTTCCCGTCGAGGTGGGCTGGGGCGGCGAAGGGGCGTTGAGGGCGGCCGTATTCGAGGGGGTCGACATGGTCGTCTCGGCCATGGTCGGCGCCGCCGGGCTCGTGCCCACGGTGGCCGCCATCCGGGCGGGGAGGGACATAGCCCTGGCCAACAAGGAGACCCTCGTCCTCGGCGGCCCGCTGGTCATGGAGGAGGCGAGGAGGGCCGGCGCAAGGCTCCTGCCCGTGGACAGCGAGCACAGCGCCGTGTACCAGTCGCTGCGGGGCCACCGCCGCGAGGACGTGCGCCGCGTCATACTGACGGCCTCGGGGGGACCGTTCCTCGCTACACCCGTCGAGAGGCTCGCATCGGTCACGCCGGAGCAGGCGCTCGCCCACCCCAACTGGTCCATGGGAAGGCGCATAACCGTGGACAGCGCCACACTCATGAACAAGGGGCTCGAGGTCATAGAGGCCTGCCGGCTCTTCGACCTGCCGCCCTCCATGGTGGCGGTCAGGATACATCCCCAGAGCGTGGTCCACTCGATGGTGGAGTACGTGGACGGCTCGGTCATCTGCCAGATGTCGGTGCCCGACATGCGCGGTCCCATAGCCTACGCGCTCTCCTGTCCCGAGAGGGTCGAGTGCGGCGTGGAGGGCGTGGACTTCTCGTCGCTCACCCTCGAGTTCCGGGAGCCCGATCCGCGGCGCTCGCGCTGTCTCGAGCTCGCCTACGAGGCCATGGAGAGCGGCGGGACCATGCCGGCGGCCCTAAACGCCGCCGACGAGGTGGCCGTGGACGCCTTCCTCGGCGGCCGGATCAGGTTCACCGACATAGCCGCCGTAGTCGAGGCGGTGACGTCCCGCCACAGGCCGCGCAGCCTGCGCAGTATGGACGACATACTGTGGGCCGACGAGTGGGCGAGAGACGAGGCCCGGGCGGTGGTGGAGGGGCTTTGTTTGGATGATGGCGTAGGGCGCAGCGGTGCGTCGGCATTGTAA
- a CDS encoding ribosome recycling factor, which translates to MDEKSKVLKSARGAMEKTVEALVHEMQRLRTGRASLAILDGITVDCYGSRMPLNQVATLAVPESRVITIQPWDSSLVQAIEKAILSSDLGITPSNDGRLIRITIPPLNEERRRELVKVAKKYVEEGRVSIRNTRREANDSLKKLEKEKVLTQDDLKKAQHEVQELTDRFIARLDEILAQKEKEIMEV; encoded by the coding sequence ATGGACGAAAAGAGCAAGGTTCTCAAGAGCGCCAGGGGCGCCATGGAGAAGACCGTCGAGGCGCTGGTGCACGAGATGCAGAGGCTGCGCACGGGCCGGGCTTCGCTCGCCATACTGGACGGCATCACCGTCGACTGCTACGGCTCCCGCATGCCCCTCAACCAGGTGGCCACGCTGGCCGTGCCCGAAAGCCGGGTCATAACCATCCAGCCCTGGGACTCCTCGCTCGTGCAGGCCATCGAAAAGGCCATCCTCTCCTCGGACCTGGGCATAACCCCTTCAAACGACGGCAGGCTCATACGCATAACCATCCCGCCGCTCAACGAGGAACGCCGCCGGGAACTCGTCAAGGTCGCCAAGAAGTACGTGGAGGAGGGGAGGGTGTCGATCAGGAACACCCGCCGCGAAGCGAACGACTCGCTGAAGAAACTCGAAAAGGAGAAGGTCCTCACCCAGGACGACCTCAAGAAGGCGCAGCACGAGGTCCAGGAGCTGACCGACAGGTTCATCGCCCGCCTCGACGAGATACTGGCGCAGAAGGAAAAGGAGATAATGGAAGTCTGA
- a CDS encoding phosphatidate cytidylyltransferase: MKRVISGLFLIAVTVLVVLYAPLSLFSLFISTIALLAVGEYSGFAVSAGRPRLQRAAALAAAAAAPVLFHLFGPSVVGPYVAALVLAAFAARMAATAAPLQGAAAEVASTVFGVLYIALPASYLVAIRGLDSGELWILFLFVMGWANDTFAYYVGRSLGRRRLSPRISPRKTVEGAVGGAAGAMAAAWLFAGLAGLPMSPAAAAALSVPLAALAVVGDLSESLLKRSAGVKDSSSIIPGHGGVLDRFDSFLFTTPALYYFLSWRTHYLL, encoded by the coding sequence CTGAAGAGGGTAATTAGCGGTCTCTTTCTCATAGCCGTAACGGTCCTCGTGGTACTCTACGCCCCGCTCTCCCTGTTCTCCCTCTTCATTTCGACGATTGCGCTGCTGGCCGTGGGCGAATACAGCGGCTTCGCCGTTTCCGCCGGCAGACCGCGTCTGCAGAGGGCGGCGGCGCTCGCGGCGGCCGCGGCGGCCCCGGTACTCTTTCACCTCTTCGGCCCTTCCGTTGTCGGCCCCTACGTGGCCGCCCTCGTCCTCGCCGCCTTCGCGGCCCGCATGGCCGCGACCGCGGCCCCTCTCCAGGGGGCGGCCGCCGAGGTGGCTTCGACCGTCTTCGGCGTCCTCTACATCGCGCTGCCCGCCTCGTACCTCGTGGCCATCCGCGGGCTCGACTCCGGCGAGCTGTGGATACTCTTCCTCTTCGTCATGGGATGGGCCAACGACACCTTCGCCTACTACGTGGGCAGGAGCCTCGGCCGCAGGAGGCTTTCGCCGAGGATAAGCCCCAGGAAGACCGTCGAAGGGGCCGTGGGCGGCGCGGCCGGGGCGATGGCCGCGGCCTGGCTCTTCGCCGGCCTGGCGGGGCTGCCCATGAGCCCGGCGGCGGCCGCGGCCCTGTCGGTTCCCCTCGCGGCGCTGGCCGTCGTGGGAGACCTGAGCGAGTCGCTTCTCAAGAGGTCGGCGGGGGTGAAGGACTCAAGCTCCATCATACCGGGCCACGGCGGCGTGCTCGACAGGTTCGACAGCTTCCTCTTCACCACACCGGCCCTCTATTATTTCCTGTCATGGAGAACCCACTATCTGTTATAA
- a CDS encoding BON domain-containing protein, producing MNGDEKVKALKAAITKNVGLGPAAGDVEVTREGDALVVAGEVDSISRKKRILLLAMGVEGVSGVVDRLTVRPAASMTDDEIRSHLADAFAGEPAMDERLITVEIRNGVVDIEGRCPSLSHKRLAGVLAWWVPGVRDVINSLEVTPPEEDSDDELRDALRLILEKDRLVDASHISVEASNWVVTLRGVVSSEAEKDAAECDAWYTWGVNDVVNRLEVRPAAP from the coding sequence ATGAACGGAGACGAAAAGGTAAAGGCACTGAAGGCGGCCATAACGAAGAACGTGGGCCTCGGCCCTGCGGCCGGCGATGTGGAGGTGACACGCGAGGGCGACGCCCTGGTCGTCGCCGGAGAGGTGGACTCGATCTCCAGGAAGAAACGGATCCTGCTGCTGGCCATGGGCGTGGAAGGCGTAAGCGGCGTGGTCGACAGGCTCACCGTCAGGCCCGCCGCGTCGATGACCGACGACGAGATAAGAAGCCACCTTGCAGACGCCTTCGCCGGGGAGCCGGCCATGGACGAACGGCTCATAACGGTCGAGATACGAAACGGCGTGGTAGACATCGAGGGACGCTGCCCCTCGCTCTCCCACAAGCGCCTTGCCGGCGTGCTCGCATGGTGGGTGCCCGGCGTGCGCGACGTGATAAACAGCCTCGAGGTGACGCCGCCGGAGGAGGACAGTGACGACGAGCTCAGGGACGCGCTGCGCCTCATACTGGAGAAGGACAGGCTCGTCGACGCCTCGCATATAAGCGTCGAGGCGTCGAACTGGGTCGTGACCCTCCGTGGCGTGGTCTCGAGCGAGGCCGAAAAGGACGCCGCCGAGTGCGACGCGTGGTACACATGGGGCGTAAACGACGTTGTGAACAGGCTCGAAGTCCGGCCCGCCGCCCCCTGA
- the tsf gene encoding translation elongation factor Ts → MMEISASQVKQLREMTGAGIMDCKKALKETGGDMDAAVSFLREKGLAAAQKKAGRTTADGLVYAYIHGEGKIGVLVEVNCETDFVAKTDDFRNFVKDVAMHIAAMNPAYISRDDVPAGVVEGERRIFRAQALESGKPEKVVDRIVDGKMEKFYKEVCLLEQPFVKDQDRTIEELTREAVARLGENITIRRFVRYKVGEGIEKKTEDFAAEVAAQM, encoded by the coding sequence ATCATGGAGATATCGGCTTCACAGGTAAAGCAGCTCAGAGAGATGACCGGCGCCGGCATCATGGATTGCAAGAAGGCCCTCAAGGAGACGGGAGGCGACATGGACGCCGCCGTCTCCTTCCTCAGGGAGAAGGGGCTGGCGGCGGCCCAGAAGAAGGCGGGCCGCACGACGGCCGACGGCCTGGTCTATGCGTACATACACGGCGAAGGCAAGATAGGGGTCCTCGTGGAGGTCAACTGCGAGACCGACTTCGTCGCCAAGACCGACGACTTCAGAAACTTCGTCAAGGACGTGGCCATGCACATAGCGGCCATGAACCCCGCCTACATCTCAAGGGACGACGTGCCCGCCGGGGTGGTGGAGGGCGAGCGCAGGATATTCAGGGCCCAGGCCCTGGAGTCGGGCAAGCCCGAGAAGGTGGTGGACCGCATAGTGGACGGCAAGATGGAGAAGTTCTACAAGGAGGTCTGCCTCCTGGAGCAGCCCTTCGTGAAGGACCAGGACCGCACCATCGAGGAGCTCACCAGGGAGGCCGTGGCAAGGCTCGGCGAGAACATAACGATCAGGCGTTTCGTCCGCTACAAGGTCGGCGAGGGCATAGAGAAGAAGACAGAGGACTTCGCCGCCGAAGTCGCGGCGCAGATGTAG
- a CDS encoding UMP kinase encodes MADLKYRRILLKLSGEALMGELPYGVDTDVVNSVADEIRSVVGLGVQLAVVIGGGNIFRGVSASAKGMDRATADYVGMLATVINALTLQDALEKKGVYTRVVSAIEMKELAEPYIRRRAVRHLEKGRVVIFAAGTGNPFFTTDTAASLRAMEIGAEVIMKGTKVDGVYDRDPMKEPGAVKFDELTYLDVLNRELKVMDTTAITLCMDNALPIIVFNLKVSGNILKVLHGEKVGTVVR; translated from the coding sequence ATGGCGGATCTCAAGTACAGGCGCATACTCCTCAAGCTCTCGGGCGAGGCCCTCATGGGAGAGCTCCCCTACGGTGTGGATACGGATGTCGTAAACTCCGTGGCCGACGAGATACGCAGTGTGGTGGGCCTCGGCGTGCAGCTCGCCGTCGTCATCGGCGGGGGCAACATCTTCCGCGGCGTATCGGCCAGCGCAAAGGGCATGGACCGCGCCACGGCCGACTACGTGGGCATGCTCGCAACCGTCATAAACGCCCTGACCCTCCAGGACGCCCTCGAAAAGAAGGGGGTCTACACGAGGGTCGTCTCGGCCATCGAGATGAAGGAGCTCGCCGAGCCCTACATAAGGCGCAGGGCCGTGCGTCACCTCGAAAAGGGCCGGGTCGTCATCTTCGCGGCCGGCACGGGCAACCCCTTCTTCACCACCGACACGGCCGCGTCGCTTCGCGCCATGGAGATAGGCGCCGAGGTCATAATGAAGGGCACCAAGGTCGACGGCGTATACGACCGGGACCCGATGAAAGAGCCCGGGGCCGTCAAGTTCGACGAACTCACCTACCTGGACGTACTCAACAGGGAGCTCAAGGTCATGGACACGACGGCCATCACGCTCTGCATGGACAACGCCCTGCCCATAATCGTCTTCAATCTTAAAGTGAGCGGAAACATACTGAAGGTCCTCCACGGCGAGAAGGTCGGCACGGTGGTGCGCTGA
- a CDS encoding peptidylprolyl isomerase, protein MEELKKVRAVIETRYGDMEIRFFPEAAPRHVENFIKLAKKGFYDGTIFHRVIPGFMIQGGDPNTKGPNKSTYGMGGPGYTIDAEFNEISHRRGIVSMARARDPNSAGSQFFIVVKDSPFLDRQYTVFGEVVSGMEVADKIVNLKRDARDLPLERVEMKVRIIE, encoded by the coding sequence ATGGAGGAGTTGAAGAAGGTACGGGCCGTAATCGAGACCAGGTACGGCGACATGGAGATAAGGTTCTTCCCCGAGGCCGCCCCGCGACATGTGGAGAACTTCATAAAGCTCGCCAAGAAGGGCTTTTATGACGGCACCATCTTCCACAGGGTCATCCCCGGCTTCATGATCCAGGGCGGCGACCCCAACACCAAGGGGCCCAACAAGAGCACCTACGGCATGGGGGGCCCCGGCTACACCATAGACGCCGAGTTCAACGAGATATCCCACAGGCGCGGCATAGTCTCCATGGCCAGGGCCAGGGACCCGAACAGCGCGGGCTCCCAGTTCTTCATAGTCGTCAAGGACTCGCCCTTCCTCGACCGCCAGTACACGGTCTTCGGCGAGGTCGTCTCGGGCATGGAGGTGGCCGACAAAATCGTCAACCTCAAGCGCGACGCCAGGGACCTTCCCCTTGAGCGCGTGGAGATGAAGGTGAGGATAATCGAGTAG
- a CDS encoding isoprenyl transferase: protein MEKFPREKLPRHIAIIMDGNGRWAQGRSLARINGHRKGINRARDVVTFSRELGIECLTLYTFSRENWNRPAHEVSLLMGLLERHLMNEARNMVENNIRLRAIGNVEELPARVREVVARVEEMTSGGTGMLLQLALSYSGRSEIVEAARSLVRDAVAGRIGAEDIDEERFASRLFTAGVPDPDLLIRTSGELRLSNFLLWQSAYTEIYIADVLWPDFTKEHFLKAIEAYTARQRRFGLTGDQAVKAVG, encoded by the coding sequence ATGGAAAAATTTCCCAGGGAAAAGCTTCCCAGGCACATAGCCATAATCATGGACGGCAACGGCCGGTGGGCCCAGGGCCGCTCGCTTGCGAGGATAAACGGTCACCGCAAGGGCATCAACAGGGCCCGCGACGTGGTGACCTTCTCGCGCGAGCTCGGCATAGAGTGCCTCACCCTCTACACCTTCTCGCGGGAGAACTGGAACAGGCCGGCCCACGAGGTGTCGCTTCTCATGGGGCTTCTCGAGCGCCACCTCATGAACGAAGCGAGGAACATGGTGGAGAACAACATCCGCCTGCGGGCCATAGGCAACGTCGAGGAGCTGCCGGCGCGGGTGCGCGAGGTGGTGGCCAGGGTCGAGGAGATGACCTCCGGCGGCACGGGAATGCTCCTGCAGCTTGCGCTCAGCTACAGCGGCCGGAGCGAGATCGTCGAGGCGGCGCGCTCGCTCGTCCGCGACGCCGTCGCAGGGAGGATCGGGGCCGAGGACATAGACGAGGAGCGCTTCGCCTCCCGGCTCTTTACGGCCGGAGTGCCCGACCCGGACCTCCTCATAAGGACGAGCGGCGAGCTGCGGCTGAGCAACTTTCTTCTCTGGCAGTCGGCCTACACGGAGATATACATCGCCGACGTGCTGTGGCCCGACTTCACGAAGGAACACTTCTTAAAGGCCATCGAGGCGTACACGGCGCGCCAGCGCCGTTTCGGTCTCACCGGCGACCAGGCCGTGAAGGCCGTGGGCTGA
- the rpsB gene encoding 30S ribosomal protein S2 gives MAYLTMKQLLEAGVHFGHQTKRWNPKMKQYIFTSRNGIYIVDLQQTVRMFKDAYDFVKDVTSRGGKVLFVGTKKQAQAPVQEEASRCGMCYVNQRWLGGLLTNFSTVRKSIRRLRTLTEMKEKGEYEGYTKREALKLDRERMKLEKNLGGIGTMEELPDAVFVIDTKKESIAIREARKLGIPVVGIVDTNCDPDLVDYIIPGNDDAIRAIRLFSAAIANACIEGTRIYEEKLQASKDKEAAEAEGAGEAPSGASAAEGGAAPQGDAAKVAAAQAR, from the coding sequence ATGGCTTATCTTACGATGAAGCAGTTGCTCGAGGCGGGGGTTCACTTCGGGCACCAGACCAAGAGATGGAACCCCAAGATGAAGCAGTATATCTTCACGTCCCGCAACGGCATATACATCGTCGACCTGCAGCAGACCGTGAGGATGTTCAAGGACGCCTACGACTTCGTCAAGGACGTCACCTCCAGGGGAGGAAAGGTGCTCTTCGTGGGCACCAAGAAGCAGGCCCAGGCGCCGGTGCAGGAGGAGGCCTCGCGCTGCGGCATGTGTTACGTCAACCAGCGCTGGCTCGGCGGGCTCCTCACCAACTTCTCCACCGTCAGGAAGAGTATCCGCAGGCTCAGGACCCTTACGGAGATGAAGGAGAAGGGCGAGTACGAGGGCTACACCAAGCGCGAGGCCCTCAAGCTCGACCGTGAGCGCATGAAGCTGGAGAAGAACCTCGGCGGCATCGGCACGATGGAGGAACTCCCCGACGCGGTCTTCGTCATAGACACGAAAAAAGAGTCCATCGCCATCAGGGAGGCGCGCAAGCTCGGCATACCGGTGGTCGGCATAGTGGACACCAACTGCGACCCCGACCTCGTGGACTACATCATACCCGGCAACGACGACGCCATAAGGGCCATCCGCCTCTTCTCGGCGGCCATAGCCAACGCCTGCATCGAGGGCACCCGCATCTACGAAGAGAAGCTCCAGGCCTCGAAGGACAAGGAAGCGGCCGAGGCCGAGGGGGCCGGCGAGGCCCCTTCCGGCGCTTCGGCGGCCGAGGGCGGCGCCGCGCCCCAGGGCGACGCGGCCAAGGTCGCGGCGGCCCAGGCCCGCTGA